One part of the Mariniblastus fucicola genome encodes these proteins:
- a CDS encoding ABC transporter permease → MGPLKTLAIATKALAKNKMRAALTVLGVVIGIAAVTTMVSIGQSASALVQGELESFGTNVMIIFPGESKKGGVRSGRVNTLTSDDARAISDECSLIQASSPLVGTGGQVVYGNLNISPNEMFGVGPDYLKVRNWPVEYGSFFDQSQIDKADKVCVIGHTLVNKLFQTSDPLDQTVRINNKPFRVVGILEKKGANMMGEDQDSVILMPYTSVRRTLNGSSFDDVHVVFASAKSSAQVEAAKAEVTQLLLDRHSIDKEVDADFDIKTTNEIADMLGMITGTMTLMLASIAGISLLVGGVGIMNIMLVSVTERTREIGIRMAVGARSRDILMQFLVESILLSCVGGLIGFALGISASIGITTLINSFSTGTDWPIIVSIPAAIVAFLFAAAVGAFFGFYPARRASKLDPIDALRYE, encoded by the coding sequence ATGGGACCCCTTAAAACGCTGGCCATCGCCACCAAGGCACTCGCCAAGAACAAAATGCGAGCGGCACTAACGGTACTTGGCGTGGTGATCGGAATCGCCGCGGTGACCACAATGGTTTCGATCGGACAGAGCGCAAGTGCGCTCGTTCAGGGCGAGCTGGAAAGTTTCGGCACCAATGTGATGATCATCTTCCCGGGCGAAAGCAAAAAGGGTGGCGTTCGTTCCGGCCGAGTCAACACGCTGACTTCCGATGATGCTCGGGCCATTTCCGACGAGTGCAGTTTGATCCAGGCCTCGTCTCCGCTGGTCGGAACCGGTGGCCAGGTCGTCTACGGAAATCTGAACATCAGCCCCAACGAAATGTTCGGCGTCGGACCGGACTATCTGAAAGTCCGTAACTGGCCCGTTGAATACGGTTCATTTTTTGACCAGTCACAAATCGACAAAGCAGACAAAGTTTGCGTCATTGGACACACGTTGGTCAACAAGCTGTTTCAAACGTCGGATCCGCTGGACCAAACCGTGCGTATCAACAACAAGCCTTTCCGCGTTGTCGGCATTCTGGAGAAGAAAGGCGCCAACATGATGGGCGAAGACCAGGACAGCGTGATTCTGATGCCATACACTTCGGTGCGCCGAACTCTTAATGGATCCAGCTTTGACGACGTGCATGTTGTTTTCGCGTCCGCAAAATCGAGTGCTCAAGTCGAAGCCGCCAAAGCCGAGGTAACTCAACTGTTGCTCGATCGTCACAGCATTGACAAAGAAGTCGACGCAGACTTCGATATCAAGACGACCAATGAAATCGCAGACATGCTGGGCATGATCACGGGAACGATGACTCTCATGCTGGCTTCGATTGCCGGCATTTCGCTGCTCGTCGGAGGCGTTGGCATCATGAACATCATGCTGGTCTCGGTTACCGAGCGGACTCGCGAAATTGGAATCCGCATGGCGGTGGGCGCACGTTCTCGCGACATTCTGATGCAGTTTCTGGTGGAATCGATCCTGCTTTCCTGTGTGGGCGGCCTGATCGGATTCGCACTTGGCATTAGCGCCTCGATCGGGATTACAACGCTGATCAACTCGTTTTCGACGGGAACGGACTGGCCGATCATCGTTTCGATTCCCGCTGCCATCGTCGCGTTTCTGTTCGCAGCAGCCGTCGGCGCATTCTTCGGATTCTATCCGGCACGCCGCGCGAGCAAACTGGACCCTATCGATGCGTTGCGATACGAATAG
- a CDS encoding efflux RND transporter periplasmic adaptor subunit gives MKFPIKTTIALAVLGAIGYFAYGPIAKKIEESNKPRWRTVKTNVGTLKQQVSATGTVRPVKKVQIGSFVSGPIVDLFVEFNQEVKQNEVLARIDPKLFAANVARDKATLATAMADVQRVKALLQQARNDERRAMKLREKNKDFIAQSELDRVRFSRLSQEAQLVIAEAAVERSKATLTNSQTNLDYCEIRSPEDGMIIDRKVEPGQTLAAQFQTPELFVVGVGMREKMHIFADVDESEIGLIREAADSEQPVTFTVTAYPDSEFEGFIEEVRFSSAELQNVVTYPVVVGCPNPDLKLLPGMTADLSFQIRKRENVVKIPKGAIRFFPTNKEHVREQDQHLLDIGKSDSDEEADEGGDENVDDESNESPDKDDSDSANSNSDADDSNEDQLSTELADDESTNGKKKDKKIRHVWVVEGERLKAIEVKVGISDSRFWELVSGDVEKGMELVIGQKARGEE, from the coding sequence TTGAAATTCCCGATCAAAACCACCATTGCGCTCGCCGTTCTTGGCGCGATCGGCTACTTCGCCTACGGCCCGATTGCGAAAAAAATCGAGGAGAGCAACAAGCCTCGCTGGCGTACCGTCAAAACCAACGTCGGCACCTTGAAGCAGCAAGTCAGCGCGACCGGTACGGTTCGGCCGGTCAAGAAAGTCCAAATTGGCTCGTTCGTTTCCGGTCCTATCGTGGACTTGTTCGTTGAGTTCAATCAGGAAGTCAAACAGAACGAGGTTCTTGCCCGAATCGACCCGAAACTTTTCGCAGCCAATGTGGCTCGCGACAAAGCGACTCTGGCGACCGCGATGGCTGACGTGCAGCGCGTCAAGGCGCTTCTGCAGCAAGCTCGAAACGACGAGCGTCGCGCGATGAAACTGAGAGAGAAGAACAAGGACTTCATCGCACAGTCGGAACTCGACCGCGTTCGCTTCAGTCGATTGTCCCAGGAAGCACAACTGGTCATCGCCGAGGCTGCGGTAGAACGATCCAAGGCTACGCTTACGAACTCCCAGACGAATCTGGATTATTGTGAGATTCGTTCGCCGGAAGACGGCATGATTATCGACCGGAAAGTCGAACCTGGCCAAACTCTCGCGGCCCAATTTCAGACCCCGGAACTGTTTGTGGTCGGCGTTGGGATGCGCGAGAAAATGCACATCTTTGCTGACGTTGACGAATCGGAAATCGGGCTGATCCGTGAAGCTGCGGACTCCGAACAACCGGTTACTTTTACCGTGACGGCCTATCCGGATTCGGAGTTTGAAGGTTTTATCGAGGAAGTTCGATTTAGCTCTGCCGAGCTTCAGAACGTTGTCACCTATCCGGTTGTTGTTGGATGCCCCAACCCGGATTTGAAGTTGCTACCTGGAATGACTGCTGATCTTTCGTTCCAGATTCGCAAACGCGAGAACGTCGTCAAGATCCCCAAAGGCGCGATTCGATTCTTCCCGACAAACAAGGAACATGTTCGCGAACAGGATCAGCACCTTCTCGACATTGGCAAATCTGACTCCGATGAAGAGGCTGACGAAGGGGGCGACGAAAATGTCGACGACGAATCCAACGAGAGCCCTGACAAAGACGATTCCGATTCCGCAAATTCGAATTCTGACGCCGACGACTCAAACGAGGATCAGCTTTCGACCGAACTGGCGGATGACGAATCGACGAACGGAAAAAAGAAAGACAAGAAGATCCGCCACGTGTGGGTCGTGGAAGGCGAACGACTCAAGGCCATCGAGGTCAAAGTCGGCATCAGCGACAGTCGGTTTTGGGAATTGGTCTCTGGTGATGTTGAAAAAGGCATGGAACTGGTGATCGGTCAGAAAGCTCGAGGCGAAGAGTAG
- a CDS encoding ABC transporter substrate-binding protein has product MFRQITTILLALILTTAFIGCSEPAATTESGESEDTVSQTRESAIPETDVATQPDTLPGSDATAKVVCERFLALLSKNERNLAEQLLTRQAFKATVDAGLELEALGGPGSKVKVGEASYATSRAKVAQVPCTVVEKDGSKQSLLWMMRRGDSGWRIAGLIVETGESQEFLSLENRADVAAIMASQGGSSSEGNIRQVSATDDE; this is encoded by the coding sequence ATGTTCAGGCAAATCACAACCATCCTGTTAGCTCTTATATTGACGACGGCTTTTATTGGCTGTTCGGAACCCGCTGCAACGACGGAAAGCGGTGAGAGCGAAGATACTGTTTCCCAAACACGTGAATCTGCGATTCCAGAAACTGATGTCGCCACACAACCCGATACGCTGCCGGGCAGCGATGCAACTGCGAAGGTTGTATGCGAACGGTTCCTGGCTTTGCTTTCCAAAAACGAACGCAATCTCGCGGAGCAACTGCTGACTCGCCAGGCTTTCAAAGCCACCGTCGACGCAGGACTGGAACTCGAAGCACTCGGCGGTCCCGGTTCAAAGGTTAAAGTCGGCGAAGCTTCCTACGCGACGAGCCGCGCCAAAGTTGCTCAGGTGCCTTGCACTGTGGTCGAGAAAGACGGCTCAAAACAGTCGCTTTTGTGGATGATGCGTCGGGGCGATTCGGGCTGGCGTATTGCAGGTTTGATCGTCGAAACCGGCGAGTCCCAGGAGTTCTTGAGCTTGGAAAACAGAGCCGATGTTGCCGCAATTATGGCGTCTCAGGGTGGCAGTTCGTCAGAAGGCAATATTCGTCAGGTCTCCGCGACAGACGACGAATAG
- a CDS encoding CHRD domain-containing protein: MKSTVLAFAFALMFMSTQADAQLVNFDLFGQAGSGLQTGNEVGGASGSGFGDAIGLVLDTSTNELTVNVAWGSGNGFGDLTGDATAAHLHGPADINSNGGVLINFSSILDNSATDGGINGVVTLSSVQADILLDGETYINVHTADNAGGELRGNLFAAVPEPSSLAIAGLIGAVGFVRRKRN; encoded by the coding sequence ATGAAAAGTACAGTTTTGGCATTTGCATTTGCACTGATGTTTATGAGCACTCAGGCAGACGCACAGTTGGTCAATTTCGACCTCTTTGGGCAAGCCGGATCCGGTCTGCAGACTGGAAACGAAGTCGGCGGAGCATCTGGCTCTGGTTTTGGTGACGCCATTGGTCTGGTGCTGGATACATCCACCAATGAGTTGACCGTGAACGTTGCATGGGGTTCCGGGAACGGATTTGGCGACCTGACTGGTGACGCGACCGCGGCTCACCTGCACGGTCCAGCCGACATCAATAGCAACGGAGGTGTGTTGATCAATTTTTCCTCGATCCTCGACAACTCGGCGACTGACGGCGGGATCAATGGAGTTGTAACACTCAGTTCAGTTCAAGCTGACATCCTGCTTGATGGCGAAACGTACATCAATGTGCATACCGCCGACAACGCGGGTGGCGAGCTTCGTGGCAATCTGTTCGCCGCCGTTCCGGAACCGTCGAGTCTGGCGATCGCTGGCCTGATCGGCGCAGTGGGCTTTGTCCGCAGAAAGCGAAACTGA
- a CDS encoding sugar kinase, protein MQLKSPESCQFDILSLGEVMVRLDPGEGRVRTARRFEVWEGGGEYNVARGLRRCFGQRAALVSAFADNEVGRLLENLILTGGVDMTHCKWMPFDGVGRACRNGLNFTEKGFGVRAALGTSDRGYTAASQLKAGDIDWDHIFGELGVRWFHTGGIYAALSDTTPGVIAEALQSAQKHGTITSYDLNFRSSLWKDFGGQEECQKVNRELAPYVDVMIGNEEDFTACLGLHVEGLGDQMKELPIEGYRKMIDQATSQFPNFKAIATTLRTVRTATVNDWGALCWHDGTLYEATHRERLEIYDRVGGGDSFASGLIYGFMKTGDAQQAVQYGAAHGALAMTTAGDTTMAVVSEVEALMAGDSARVKR, encoded by the coding sequence ATGCAACTTAAATCACCTGAATCCTGTCAGTTCGATATCCTGTCTCTCGGCGAAGTCATGGTTCGGCTCGATCCTGGCGAAGGTCGGGTGCGGACTGCCCGACGCTTCGAAGTCTGGGAAGGCGGCGGCGAATACAACGTGGCTCGTGGCTTGCGACGTTGCTTCGGACAGCGGGCCGCACTTGTTTCGGCCTTTGCAGACAACGAAGTCGGACGCTTGCTCGAAAACCTGATTCTCACTGGCGGAGTCGACATGACTCACTGCAAATGGATGCCGTTTGATGGAGTCGGTCGAGCCTGTCGCAATGGTTTGAACTTTACGGAAAAAGGCTTTGGCGTCCGCGCGGCTCTGGGCACTTCGGATCGCGGCTACACCGCGGCGTCGCAACTCAAAGCCGGTGATATCGACTGGGATCACATCTTTGGCGAACTTGGCGTTCGCTGGTTCCACACGGGCGGAATCTACGCGGCACTGTCGGACACGACGCCTGGCGTGATCGCAGAAGCGCTTCAGTCAGCTCAGAAGCACGGTACGATCACTTCGTACGATTTGAATTTTCGCAGTTCGCTGTGGAAAGACTTCGGCGGCCAGGAAGAATGCCAGAAAGTCAATCGCGAACTGGCTCCCTATGTCGACGTGATGATCGGAAACGAAGAAGACTTTACGGCCTGTCTTGGACTGCACGTTGAAGGTCTGGGCGATCAGATGAAAGAGCTGCCGATCGAAGGCTATCGCAAGATGATCGATCAGGCGACCAGCCAGTTCCCGAACTTCAAGGCGATTGCCACAACACTGCGAACCGTTCGCACCGCGACCGTGAATGACTGGGGCGCGTTGTGCTGGCACGACGGCACGCTGTACGAGGCGACTCATCGTGAAAGACTTGAAATCTACGATCGCGTCGGCGGCGGCGACAGCTTTGCCAGCGGCTTGATCTACGGATTCATGAAGACCGGCGACGCCCAACAGGCCGTTCAGTACGGCGCAGCTCACGGTGCTCTCGCGATGACGACCGCCGGCGACACGACGATGGCGGTTGTGAGTGAAGTGGAAGCGTTGATGGCTGGCGACAGCGCCCGCGTGAAACGCTAG
- a CDS encoding PDZ domain-containing protein: protein MKFCLKSVLVLFALVFALGTVPAEDASAQGPIIRRMRERLNGGKPLLPFVPESEPEKSGASKSSKTPTPATKKSGAKKEANAKTPTLAKRPTPASKEGQKNPKIKLESPGGSSSRLSVSDKQREGAKGFGMMLQPVGETFVISKIDQRGNAAEAGLRRGDVIEEIGGAPIQVIEEFEAIAKAMSGGDRVEFSVSRRGNKPEKITVQYGQPDPDEEIDSDDLKIAPRALEPKPTATRRRISDRYEPSVGSGLKSIYEGAGDANKPSSILTPAPAPANRVQSLEELDFPALESGK from the coding sequence ATGAAATTTTGCCTGAAATCCGTATTGGTTCTGTTTGCTTTGGTTTTCGCTCTGGGCACGGTCCCGGCTGAAGACGCTTCGGCACAAGGTCCGATTATCCGCCGGATGCGAGAGCGGCTCAACGGCGGCAAGCCACTGCTTCCATTCGTCCCGGAGTCCGAACCAGAAAAGTCCGGCGCATCAAAGAGCTCCAAAACCCCGACGCCGGCTACGAAAAAATCCGGGGCCAAGAAAGAAGCGAACGCAAAGACTCCGACTCTGGCAAAGCGACCTACGCCAGCCAGCAAGGAAGGCCAGAAGAACCCCAAGATCAAACTGGAATCTCCTGGCGGTTCATCAAGCCGATTGTCTGTCTCCGACAAACAGCGTGAAGGTGCAAAAGGTTTCGGCATGATGTTGCAACCGGTTGGAGAGACGTTTGTGATCAGCAAGATTGACCAGCGTGGAAATGCAGCCGAAGCTGGTCTGCGTCGTGGCGACGTGATCGAAGAAATCGGTGGAGCACCGATTCAGGTGATCGAAGAGTTTGAGGCGATCGCCAAAGCCATGAGTGGAGGAGATCGCGTTGAGTTTTCCGTTTCCCGTCGCGGCAACAAGCCAGAGAAAATCACGGTTCAGTACGGTCAGCCTGACCCTGATGAGGAAATCGATTCTGACGATCTCAAAATCGCGCCACGAGCATTGGAGCCAAAGCCGACGGCAACACGTCGCCGAATCTCGGATCGCTATGAGCCATCTGTGGGCAGTGGATTGAAGTCCATCTACGAAGGTGCCGGTGATGCAAACAAGCCTTCATCGATCCTGACTCCGGCTCCGGCACCTGCCAACCGTGTGCAGTCTCTTGAGGAGCTGGATTTTCCAGCACTTGAGTCCGGCAAGTAG
- a CDS encoding serine hydrolase, which translates to MKTLFYSSLFLAAIFTCSASAQEDDAKVENRILALAQAYVDAEVVNSVAIGVIDGDASFTIGAGQLSKDDPQAPNGDTVYEIGSISKVFTGILLADAIERGLVTADQAAGDLLPEGVTMPVSKKNPDRQITLMQLSTHVSGLPRLPNNLEGVNSANPYVDYTAEKLFEFLDSHELSRKPGIAEEYSNLGTGLLGELLSQQQKTGYEDLLKKRISGPLGMTSTSLALNEDQRKRMAPPHSASGQPSSTWEFDALAGAGGIRSTVNDMLKFANATLNPPDSETGKAIELAFAQQRKPKGLGSLPMGFGWMINRSETRWHNGGTGGYHTMLFVSRKKKQAVVVLCNTATREVDKLASEIMALLGGQDVKPREFRKSIDMPTEICQRYVGRYQLNGLVNIDVAFANKNQTELTVQLTGQNAFPIFAETETLWYLKFVDAEIEFTVDDEGNCSALTLNQNGTRQTATKK; encoded by the coding sequence ATGAAAACGCTTTTCTATTCCTCGCTTTTTCTCGCCGCCATTTTCACCTGCTCGGCTTCCGCACAGGAAGACGACGCGAAGGTTGAGAATAGAATTCTGGCGTTGGCGCAAGCCTACGTGGATGCTGAAGTCGTCAATTCGGTCGCGATTGGCGTGATCGATGGTGACGCGAGCTTTACGATCGGCGCGGGCCAGTTGAGCAAAGATGATCCGCAAGCTCCCAACGGAGACACCGTCTACGAGATTGGCTCGATCAGCAAAGTCTTCACCGGAATCCTGTTGGCCGACGCGATTGAACGGGGACTGGTGACTGCCGACCAGGCGGCCGGCGACCTGTTGCCCGAAGGCGTCACGATGCCAGTCTCGAAGAAGAATCCCGACCGGCAGATTACCTTAATGCAACTGTCGACTCACGTTTCGGGATTGCCAAGACTGCCGAACAATCTGGAGGGAGTCAATTCTGCGAACCCTTACGTCGACTACACGGCGGAGAAGCTGTTTGAATTCCTCGACTCACATGAGCTTTCTCGCAAACCGGGGATCGCAGAAGAATATTCGAACCTCGGTACGGGGCTTTTGGGGGAACTGCTTTCACAACAGCAGAAAACCGGATACGAAGACCTGTTGAAGAAACGAATCAGCGGCCCACTAGGGATGACCAGCACTTCTCTGGCTCTCAACGAGGACCAGCGAAAGCGAATGGCACCTCCACATTCTGCCTCCGGCCAACCGTCTTCCACCTGGGAGTTTGACGCGTTGGCTGGCGCGGGCGGAATACGCAGCACCGTCAACGACATGCTGAAGTTCGCCAATGCGACGCTGAATCCACCTGACAGCGAAACCGGAAAAGCGATCGAATTGGCGTTCGCGCAGCAACGCAAACCGAAAGGCCTTGGTAGCCTGCCGATGGGGTTTGGCTGGATGATCAACCGAAGCGAAACCCGGTGGCACAACGGCGGTACCGGCGGCTATCACACGATGTTGTTCGTGAGCCGAAAGAAGAAACAGGCTGTCGTGGTGCTGTGCAATACCGCGACGCGCGAGGTCGACAAACTTGCGTCTGAAATTATGGCACTGCTTGGCGGACAGGACGTGAAACCGCGCGAGTTCCGCAAGTCAATCGATATGCCGACTGAGATTTGCCAACGTTACGTCGGTCGGTACCAACTGAACGGCCTGGTGAACATCGACGTTGCGTTCGCAAACAAAAACCAGACCGAGTTAACCGTTCAGTTGACGGGTCAGAACGCGTTTCCGATCTTTGCCGAAACGGAAACGCTTTGGTATCTGAAATTCGTGGATGCAGAAATCGAGTTCACCGTTGATGATGAAGGCAACTGCTCGGCGTTGACGCTAAATCAAAACGGAACCCGACAAACCGCGACGAAAAAGTAG
- a CDS encoding DUF1579 domain-containing protein → MNFDFSSATKLKLIFSLLVALTFSLDAVAQMPTPGPETEVLRKEVGEWTCEIKAWSGPGAEPVITKGSESTRMFGDFWTITNFEGNMMGFPFKGHGTYGYDTRKKKYVGTWIDSLGPYMMHTEGTYDKETETLTMVGDSPGPDGVTIFTYTTTANYKDGKRIMTMHMQPKGSGDDQKMKLFVMTYKKKEKAAEESK, encoded by the coding sequence ATGAACTTCGATTTTTCATCCGCTACGAAACTGAAACTGATCTTCTCGCTACTCGTCGCACTGACATTCTCTTTGGATGCTGTTGCCCAGATGCCGACCCCGGGACCGGAAACGGAGGTACTGAGGAAAGAAGTCGGTGAGTGGACTTGCGAGATTAAAGCCTGGTCAGGACCGGGTGCAGAACCTGTGATCACCAAAGGCTCTGAGTCGACCCGCATGTTTGGCGATTTCTGGACGATCACCAACTTCGAAGGCAACATGATGGGATTCCCATTCAAAGGCCACGGCACCTACGGCTACGACACGCGAAAGAAAAAGTACGTCGGCACGTGGATCGATTCACTGGGACCCTACATGATGCACACCGAAGGCACGTACGACAAAGAAACTGAAACGCTAACGATGGTCGGCGACAGCCCGGGACCGGACGGCGTCACAATTTTCACGTACACCACAACGGCCAACTACAAAGACGGCAAACGAATCATGACGATGCACATGCAGCCAAAAGGTTCTGGCGACGATCAGAAAATGAAGCTGTTTGTGATGACGTACAAGAAGAAAGAAAAGGCAGCCGAGGAATCGAAATAG
- a CDS encoding sugar MFS transporter, producing MSDGNETTDQFDPYKPGVSTGTPKVKDIDKGTGIVPKKYLLPFILTTCCFSLWGFANDFTNPLVKVFEQVFIITTSQASWLQFAFYTGYFCMALPAAFFIRKFTYKGAIMVGFLFYAIGALLAIPASMTATFGLFLLGSYVLTYGLAFLETACNPYILSMGPKETATQRLNLAQAFNPIGSLIGMFVASQLLAPNLLVTDFQKDIKEGNPEVVKYLIQDEANLPPGATLADDGKSFVLKDDLNTEVNLYSEGLPDYDTEVGALGAATTNAMKVFRETEPEAFAEFQQADLGYVRTPYVVVAGVVLAFLGIFAFSKMPVFKSEQADAPFLEITARIFAQPRFFGGVIAQLFYVGAQIMCWTFVVHYGMEYVGLTLAEAQSYNIVAMVIFLLSRWICTFLLRIFSPGRMLCGFAIGGIVFTLGAIYLPGYTGLMSLVMISACMSLMFPTIYGIALNGMEEEEAKLGSAYLIMSIVGGAVLTKLQGGMIDDYGVRFSFWLPLACFVVIAIYGFLTFAVFEPRAARESASA from the coding sequence ATGTCAGACGGAAACGAAACTACGGACCAGTTCGATCCTTACAAACCGGGTGTCAGCACAGGCACTCCCAAGGTCAAAGATATCGATAAGGGAACTGGCATTGTTCCCAAGAAGTATCTGCTTCCATTCATTCTGACGACATGCTGCTTTTCCCTGTGGGGATTTGCCAACGACTTTACCAACCCACTGGTAAAAGTGTTCGAGCAAGTCTTCATCATTACGACTTCGCAAGCGTCGTGGTTGCAGTTCGCGTTTTACACCGGCTACTTTTGCATGGCACTTCCGGCCGCGTTCTTCATTCGGAAGTTCACCTACAAAGGCGCCATCATGGTCGGCTTTTTGTTTTACGCGATTGGCGCCTTGTTGGCGATTCCGGCCAGCATGACTGCCACGTTCGGCTTGTTCCTGCTCGGGTCCTATGTACTGACCTACGGCTTGGCGTTTTTGGAAACGGCTTGCAATCCGTACATCCTGTCGATGGGCCCTAAAGAGACCGCGACGCAACGTTTGAACCTCGCGCAGGCTTTCAATCCAATTGGCTCGTTGATCGGAATGTTTGTCGCCAGTCAGCTGCTGGCCCCCAATCTCCTGGTAACCGATTTTCAGAAAGACATCAAGGAAGGCAACCCGGAAGTTGTCAAGTATCTGATTCAAGACGAAGCCAACTTGCCGCCGGGCGCGACTCTCGCCGACGATGGAAAATCCTTTGTCCTAAAAGACGACCTGAACACAGAAGTCAATTTGTACTCCGAAGGTTTGCCTGACTATGACACCGAGGTCGGCGCTCTTGGTGCGGCTACCACCAACGCGATGAAAGTGTTTCGCGAAACCGAGCCTGAAGCGTTTGCAGAGTTTCAACAGGCGGACCTTGGATACGTTAGAACTCCTTACGTTGTTGTCGCCGGCGTCGTGTTGGCGTTCCTCGGAATTTTCGCGTTCAGCAAAATGCCTGTTTTCAAGTCCGAACAGGCAGACGCGCCGTTCCTCGAAATCACCGCACGAATCTTTGCACAGCCCCGCTTCTTCGGCGGTGTGATCGCGCAATTGTTTTATGTCGGAGCGCAGATCATGTGCTGGACTTTCGTCGTGCACTATGGCATGGAGTATGTCGGCCTGACGCTGGCGGAAGCCCAGAGCTACAACATCGTCGCGATGGTCATTTTCCTGCTCAGTCGTTGGATCTGCACGTTCCTGCTTCGCATTTTTAGTCCCGGACGCATGTTGTGTGGATTCGCGATCGGTGGAATCGTCTTTACGTTGGGCGCAATCTACCTGCCAGGGTACACCGGTTTGATGTCGCTGGTCATGATTTCAGCCTGCATGTCGCTGATGTTCCCAACGATTTACGGCATCGCACTGAACGGCATGGAAGAAGAGGAAGCCAAACTCGGGTCGGCCTATCTGATCATGTCCATTGTCGGAGGAGCCGTTCTGACGAAACTGCAGGGCGGAATGATCGACGACTACGGCGTCCGATTTTCATTCTGGTTGCCGTTAGCCTGCTTTGTCGTGATCGCAATCTACGGCTTTCTTACCTTCGCTGTATTCGAGCCTCGGGCTGCCCGCGAGTCGGCGTCTGCCTAG
- a CDS encoding coiled-coil domain-containing protein has product MKKCILGATGLMLIAGLLFGGKLIPYAQTAYDKASRSIEQQVPISFQIDAAKKQLENIGPEIDDMNLQIAKEKVSIKKLESSLERQQESLEKSRREMMTLRSHVDSGDEFYVAANSKAYTTTRVKEELRTRLSIHKTATATLEKDQKVLELREKALNAAMERLAEARSQKTELALQIEHLTAQNRMNEVVKTASKLDQFDNSQLARTRGMIEDISARLETEQEMMSMMPSHYGQIPVSGDSSIADTDVLEEMDVFFDQQDAKKAEQQDDSGEELVSFES; this is encoded by the coding sequence ATGAAAAAATGTATCCTTGGTGCTACGGGTTTGATGTTGATTGCCGGATTGTTGTTCGGCGGCAAACTGATTCCTTACGCACAAACAGCTTATGACAAGGCCAGTCGCTCGATCGAGCAACAAGTGCCAATTTCTTTCCAGATCGATGCTGCGAAAAAGCAGCTTGAAAACATCGGTCCGGAAATTGATGACATGAACCTGCAGATCGCCAAAGAGAAAGTTTCGATCAAGAAGCTTGAGTCTTCTCTTGAGCGGCAGCAAGAGTCGCTCGAAAAAAGCCGTCGCGAGATGATGACGTTGCGTTCGCATGTCGATTCGGGCGATGAGTTCTACGTCGCGGCTAACTCAAAGGCTTACACGACGACGCGAGTCAAGGAAGAGTTGCGGACTCGATTGTCGATCCACAAAACGGCCACGGCAACGCTTGAGAAGGACCAGAAAGTTCTGGAGCTTCGCGAGAAAGCGCTCAACGCCGCAATGGAACGACTTGCTGAAGCACGTTCGCAGAAAACCGAACTGGCTCTGCAGATCGAGCACCTGACGGCTCAGAACCGCATGAACGAAGTTGTTAAAACTGCCAGCAAACTGGATCAGTTCGACAACAGCCAACTGGCTCGTACTCGCGGCATGATCGAAGACATCAGTGCCCGCCTGGAGACAGAGCAGGAAATGATGAGCATGATGCCAAGTCACTACGGTCAGATTCCAGTCAGCGGCGATTCTTCAATCGCAGACACTGACGTGTTGGAAGAGATGGACGTTTTCTTCGACCAGCAGGATGCGAAGAAAGCTGAGCAGCAAGATGATTCTGGCGAAGAGCTTGTTTCTTTCGAAAGCTAG